One Erythrobacter aureus DNA segment encodes these proteins:
- a CDS encoding chemotaxis protein CheA — protein sequence MDDLLADFVAETREMLEASGGEIVAWEADPSDRARLDTIFRFVHTVKGNCGFFDFPHLEKLSHAAEDALADCRAGRREADSTLVSAVLAIIDRISEMIDSIEAGEDHPEGGDDALIAALNPHDDTPGMSPAEPHKPSETTQVTATSPAEGKADAGPKPARAASVQRTIRLPTELLDEVMKGVSDMVLARNDLARRLRDAGDHPEIDGPFDRLSTILAEVRSSITRMRMQRLEHLFSSLPRLVRDLSTELGKQVMVDFEGGEVELDREMIEMVRDPLTHIIRNAIDHGLEGPGERIKSGKHEIGLLKFAARQSGNQITLAISDDGRGIDADRLAAKAVAAGIYSQAEIDEMSERRKHHLIFEPGLSTAEKVSSVSGRGVGMDVVRANIEHVGGSIDVTTKPGEGTSFHLKLPLTLSIIAALTVGSGGQRYAIPRSYVEEIVFGSSDHVDFAEAGDRRLVTFRGKRVPCLALGEILGSEDPGSVDWASMTLVLVRMASNDVFALAVDRVYDHEDVVVKPIAPAIMETGLYAGTTLLDDGRPMMLLDLPSIAQKHRLVDEMRSMARTLPEEEQTEQRKARPVMLFTGLDGRRRAVRLELVRRIDTISREAIDIEGSRKQAVIDGAIFSLLGLEYGELPEGRCRLLRLSDGEHEVVYAVSEVLDAADMDGEIVPSSADPAVEGVTLIGGEPVPVIDGHGLFAAQGTARKTGRTASCHLPASSDWARTILEPLVEAAGYRVSTEPEEETDVAIELVDDDPRPAFPARHIIRLRPEPEPAENDDESIYRYDREALLSALKRARVEKTA from the coding sequence ATGGATGACCTGCTGGCGGATTTCGTCGCGGAAACCCGGGAAATGCTGGAAGCGAGCGGCGGCGAAATCGTCGCCTGGGAAGCCGATCCCTCGGACAGGGCGCGGCTCGATACCATTTTCCGCTTCGTCCATACGGTGAAGGGCAATTGCGGCTTCTTCGACTTTCCGCATCTGGAAAAGCTCAGCCATGCCGCCGAAGACGCACTGGCCGATTGCCGCGCCGGCCGCCGCGAAGCCGACAGCACGCTCGTTTCCGCAGTGCTCGCCATCATCGATCGCATCAGCGAAATGATCGATTCCATCGAAGCGGGCGAAGACCATCCCGAAGGCGGCGACGATGCGCTGATCGCCGCGCTGAACCCGCATGACGACACGCCTGGCATGTCCCCGGCCGAGCCACACAAACCGTCAGAAACCACACAGGTCACAGCCACATCGCCCGCTGAGGGCAAGGCGGATGCTGGCCCCAAACCCGCGCGCGCTGCGAGCGTCCAGCGCACCATTCGCCTGCCGACCGAACTGCTCGACGAGGTGATGAAAGGCGTGTCGGACATGGTCCTGGCTCGCAACGACCTCGCCCGCCGATTGCGCGACGCCGGAGATCACCCGGAGATCGACGGCCCGTTCGATCGGCTGAGCACGATCCTCGCCGAAGTTCGCAGCTCCATCACGCGCATGCGCATGCAGCGGCTCGAACATCTCTTCAGCTCCCTGCCCCGCCTGGTGCGCGATCTTTCGACGGAACTCGGCAAACAGGTGATGGTCGATTTCGAAGGCGGCGAAGTGGAACTGGATCGCGAGATGATCGAAATGGTCCGCGATCCCCTGACCCACATCATTCGCAATGCGATCGACCATGGCCTGGAAGGGCCGGGCGAGCGTATCAAATCCGGCAAGCACGAGATCGGCCTGCTCAAATTCGCCGCTCGCCAGTCGGGCAACCAAATCACTTTGGCCATCAGCGACGACGGGCGCGGTATCGATGCCGATCGCCTGGCAGCAAAGGCCGTGGCGGCCGGGATATACAGCCAGGCGGAAATCGACGAGATGTCGGAAAGGCGCAAACACCACCTCATCTTCGAACCGGGCCTTTCCACTGCGGAAAAAGTCAGTTCCGTATCGGGGCGCGGCGTGGGCATGGATGTGGTGCGCGCCAATATCGAACATGTCGGCGGCTCGATCGACGTCACGACCAAACCGGGCGAAGGCACCAGCTTTCATCTCAAGCTGCCGCTGACACTGAGCATCATCGCCGCGCTGACCGTGGGCAGCGGCGGCCAGCGCTATGCCATTCCGCGAAGCTATGTCGAAGAGATCGTCTTCGGATCCAGCGACCATGTCGATTTCGCCGAGGCCGGAGATCGCCGCCTCGTCACCTTCAGGGGCAAACGCGTGCCCTGCCTCGCCTTGGGCGAAATTCTCGGAAGCGAGGACCCCGGCAGCGTCGATTGGGCAAGCATGACGCTCGTTCTCGTCCGCATGGCCTCGAACGATGTCTTCGCCCTCGCGGTCGACCGGGTTTACGATCACGAAGATGTCGTGGTGAAACCGATCGCACCCGCGATCATGGAAACCGGCCTCTATGCCGGCACGACCCTGCTGGACGATGGTCGGCCCATGATGCTTCTGGACCTCCCCAGCATTGCGCAAAAGCACCGGCTGGTCGACGAGATGCGCAGCATGGCCCGAACACTGCCCGAGGAGGAACAGACCGAGCAACGCAAGGCCCGGCCAGTGATGCTGTTCACCGGCCTCGACGGACGCCGCCGCGCCGTTCGTCTCGAATTGGTCCGCAGGATCGACACCATTTCCCGCGAGGCGATCGATATCGAGGGATCGCGCAAACAGGCGGTGATCGACGGCGCCATCTTCTCGCTTCTCGGGCTGGAGTATGGCGAGCTGCCGGAAGGCCGATGCCGTCTCTTGCGCCTGTCCGATGGCGAACACGAAGTAGTCTATGCCGTAAGCGAAGTGCTCGACGCCGCCGATATGGATGGCGAAATCGTTCCTTCCAGTGCCGATCCCGCTGTCGAGGGCGTCACACTGATCGGCGGTGAACCCGTGCCGGTCATCGACGGCCATGGGTTGTTCGCGGCCCAGGGCACCGCTCGCAAGACCGGTCGGACGGCGTCCTGCCACCTGCCAGCGAGCAGCGACTGGGCGCGCACCATTCTGGAACCGCTGGTCGAGGCGGCCGGCTATCGCGTGTCGACCGAACCGGAAGAGGAGACCGACGTCGCAATCGAACTGGTCGATGACGATCCGCGGCCTGCATTCCCCGCCCGCCATATCATTCGCCTGCGCCCGGAGCCCGAGCCGGCCGAGAACGACGATGAGAGCATTTATCGATACGACCGAGAGGCGCTGCTGAGCGCTTTGAAACGAGCCAGAGTAGAGAAAACGGCATGA